CTCGGCGACTCTGCCGGATCAGCTGCAGGCCCTGAACTATCGCACCATCTCAAACGAGGATTGCAACCAGAAGGGATTTCGGGTGACTCGGAACGAGATCTGCGCCCTGGCCGTCCAGGGTCAAGGAGCTTGTGTGGTGAGTTAATAAATAGTAGTACCATGCTAAGCGAAATCAATCATGATTTCCCAATTTTAGGGCGACTCTGGGGGACCCCTGATTAAGCCTGGTCTGCAGCCGCACCTAGTGGGAATTGTCTCGTACGGATCATCCACCTGTGCCCAGGGCAGACCCGATGTCTACACACGGGTGTCCAGTTTTCTGCCCTACATCAGCCAGGTGATCAACCAAGACTTGGCTCAATAAATACCCAACTGTAGCGCATAAATAAATCGAGCCTCTGCCCGAACTTGAGTGAATTCCTCGAAGTCTTGCATTCTTGGTCACATGCCCCCACTTTCTACGCTTTGGCGACTAATTAAAAATCTTGTTCAATATTCGCCACAGCCAGAGGGAGGGCGGAGGAGTGCGGCAGTCCGGGAGTCCGGGTGTCTTGGTGTCTGGGTGGAGTCCACAGAGTCGCCTCGACATCTTCGTGGTCTAGGCTTGGCCCGACTCCAGCGAATACTTGGGCTGCCGCCTGCCAGGGCGACCATGATAAATGCAAAAAGCAATTTATCGCGCATTTAACTCAATTCAGTTTCTTTATGGCAGCGGGATGTGGATGCGAGCATGAGGATGTGGAGACGTGGGGATGTGGGAATGTGGAGCCGGAGCGGTTGCTCGATGGAGCCTGCCACAAAGTTTCGCTGACACGCACACTGTTTTGCGAACTCTGGACTCCTCACCAAAGACCGGGCCTTGTAATTCGATATTAGATTTTATGCGCGACAAATACGAagtgcaaacatttttatgttcCCGCCGTTTCAATGCTGCAATTGGTATaccacacatatatatatttttacatgtatgtatatataaagtgGAAACGATTTGACGGGGCGCCGACTTTGACTTTAGCTTTAACTTCGGTCTGGGCTCGACTGCGGCTGTGTAATTAGGTTCAAATAATGTGGAGCTCACGCCTCTTCGCGCCACACTAGTCAGCAAGCTATTCCAGTTCAGAGAGCCGCAAAAGAAGGATGCTCCTGCAGAGGACCCCAGTTTGCCAGCAGAGTGCCCGTCTCCTAGCTCGTTTCACGCTCTCAATTTAGTGGATCAAAGCTCGCCACGCTCTGCGAGCCTAACACGGAAAATCTGGCCCCAAATGAACTCCCATATAGACGGCTGGCAGCGGGTCAAATGCGCATAAGAGTAAACCTAAGCctaaaccaaaaccaaaactccAGCCACCCATCCCAACGCATCGCATTCTGAGGGAATCTGAGTCTCTTTGGCTGGGCACCAGGCTCAgcatataaattcatttagatcaatcaattcaatttgtttgtcaATAAGCCCTAAATgagtatttcatttaaacaaattaaaattcgaCCCATTTGGAATGCCAGAGGCTGCTCGAACTCATCCcgcagcaattaaaattgacgCGACACACTCGATTCCCTGATTTCTTAAACGAGCGCAATGGaaacacatataaatatggcTGGACTTTGGCTCAGACCgagacccagacccagacccagatcTAGATCCAGACCCTGGGACCCAGAGCCGTCGCCAGAGTTCCAGAGACCAAGAGACCAAGAGACCAATGGCCAGCCCATCGTTGTTGACTCTTCATtgtcaattaaaatcaaataaatttatttgctgctTGACATTCGCCTGGCCACAGTGAGCACTTTCGATTcgccgtttttgtttggcataCAAGTGCATTGAGCTGATTGCTCTGACCTTCTTCGGAGGTTGCTGGACATTCCGAAATCTCGGATCACTTGGCTTTGCCCTGGTTAGCCACCGACTCCATTGCCTTCTTGACCGTCTCCGGGTCGCCGAGGAACTTCAAGGTGGCCAAGGGCTTGATACTCTCGTCCAGTTCGTAGACGAAGGGAATGCCCGTGGGCAGATTGAGGCTCATGATGTCCTTGTCAGAGATGCATTCCAAGTGCTTGACCACGCCTCGCAGGCTGTTGCCGTGGGCGGCAATCAGGACACGCATTCCATCCTTGATTTGGGGCACTATGACCTCGTTCCAGTAGGGCAATGTGCGCTCGATGGTGAGCTTGAGGGACTCGGATTTGGGGAACTCCTCCGGCTTCAGTTGGTCCTTGTAGCGCGGATCCTCTGCGATGCAGGCGTAGTACTCGTGATCCTTCTCCATGGGCGGCGGTGGGGTGTCAAAGCTGCGGCGCCAGATCTTTACTTTCTCCTCGCCGAACTTCTTGGCGGTCTCGGCCTTGTTCAGACCCGTCAGTCCGCCGTAGTGGCGCTCGTTGAGCCGCCACGAGATGCACACTGGGATTTTCTTGTGCTCGCTGGACTTCAGGGCAGCCCTGAGTGTATCCTGGGCTCTGGTCAGCACCGAAGTGTGGGCCACATCGAACTCAATTTTGGCATCTTTGAGGGCTTTGCCGGCGGCACAGGCCTCCTGCTGCCCCTTCTCCGATAGCTTGGCATCGAACCATCCGCAGAATAGGTTCTTCTGGTTCCACTCGGACTCCCCATGCCGCACCATCACGATCCTGTACTTGCCCTTCTTCTCGGCCTGCTTTCCGCCGGCGGATGACTTTGAGTATGGGCAGAGGGCTTCGATGTTTGCCAGGCGACTCAGCAATTGGCCACACCACGAATTCCTGGCCAGAGCCAACATTTTGGGTCACTTTGAATTTGGAAGGGTATTGAGGTCTATGCGGTGTTCATTTCGAATGTGTTTTCCATTAAAACTGCCTGGGTGAACTTATGACAGTAAGGAAAGTTAGTTAAATTAAGGTTACtttgatgtttttatttcatacATTAAATAATATGGTAATATTGTTCAATGTTTCATTATACTCTACGGTTTACTGCTAGTGATGGTTGCACACCCAGCTTCATTGTGGTATTGTCTATAAACTGAAGGTCCTTATACAAAAAGGTTGTACTCAGCACATAATTTCGTAATATTTTAGCTAGAGCTAGCTTTGCGGATATAAGCGAAAGCTTCCAACCTGcgaataaataatatattaatatttataagaaataataaagaagTACCCACCTAGGCATGTTTTCTTCCCCTTTGAAAAAGGTAAATATGCATAAGGTTGCCTTGCTCGCTTATTTTCAGGCAGAAAGTTATCGGGATTAAATGCATTAGCCTGAGGTCCCCAGGTATCCGTATTACGATGGGTGTGAAATATGTCTATCATTATGGTTACGCCTTCTGGAATTTTATATCCGTTTGATAGTTGAATGTCCTGGGAAGTTTGTCTTATCAAGAGCGGAACGGCCGGTATCAAACGCATTGTCTCATGCAGAACTTGATCCAATTGCACTAATTTCTCAAGACTCGCCTGACTAACTTCAAATGCTCCTCCTGAAGGAAACACTTCCGTTAGCTCCTCAAATACTTTATCCTGGTAGTCGGGAAACATTGCTAACAGGATAAGCACATTGTTGACTGTGATAGATAACGTATCGGATGCGGCAAATATGATATTAGAGAATTCTCCCATTACGTCGTCATAAGAAAGATCTCCGATTCTGACAAGATGGAGAATGCGGTCAATTAATGCCGGTTCTGAGCTAGTTTTTGTGCTGCCACTCAGCCTTTTGTCAATTATCTGtaagtatattttttagaaGGAAATCTCAGACTTCTTAGTTATAAGTACGTCTCTGATAAAGGCATTTGACTGCGTTGTGGCCTCTATACGTCGTTTTTCATAGCTAAATAGCTTTCCAAGATACTTGTTCCTGAGCCAAGGCATCACAACTCCAATGGGTATTAGGTTGTTGAGTCTATATAatcatatatataaatattatatgaaATTGGCTTGAATCAATGTTATCAGATAGAAATAATCATACGCCTTGTAGCTTTCCAACAGATTTCCGTTCTTGTAGTTGGCTTGATTTCTCACTTCATCGCCCATAGTGATTTCTGCAATTATAAAGCTAATGAATGAGAATATATTAGACTATAGACTATTTACTTACGAGCGGCTATTTTGAATGACCATTTATTAAGTTCTGGAAGTAAGTTCAACTCTCCCCGATCTACAAATTCACCCAGTAAGGTCACCAAGTAATTCGATTCAATGTTCAAAACTGGCACAAAACGTAGAACGGCATTATTCTTAAACGATGGGGACAAAAGTTTTCGCCGTTCATTCCAATGATTATCTATATTATCAATCGATTGCCATTTATGAAACAACAAATTATTCGaattagttagttagttactTACCCTTCAGAGTTAAAAGCCCCAGTCCTAAGCATGATGAAATGGCCTTGTCCACAACAGAACTCCTGTTGTTGCAATGGGGAGACATAAAAATATCCTCAAGAATCTTCGGTTCACAGGTGACCAGGACTGGTGTTATGCCAATCCAAGTCAATACCGTCTTTccatacattttaaataaaatggtaCGCAGGCGAATCTTTCCTGTGTGTAAACATTTGAAAAAGTTTCACTTGATTAATTCAGGAATAACATACGTTTAAGGCGAATGTAGTCAAATGCAAGTCCGACAAAGGGTAGTCCCATTGGTCCAGGCAACTGTAGCATCATAATGTAAAATCTTCTTCGTCTCCATAGGAAATACATCCATAAAATTATTGCAAGTGCCTCTAAAAATTGCAGTGTAAGCATCTCAATCTGCGATTTTGTTCAACTGTCGGGAATGAAACTTTGTGAGTTCGTACGAGCTTTATATAGGGAAACCA
This genomic stretch from Drosophila yakuba strain Tai18E2 chromosome 3R, Prin_Dyak_Tai18E2_2.1, whole genome shotgun sequence harbors:
- the LOC6536777 gene encoding probable cytochrome P450 313a5; this translates as MLTLQFLEALAIILWMYFLWRRRRFYIMMLQLPGPMGLPFVGLAFDYIRLKRKIRLRTILFKMYGKTVLTWIGITPVLVTCEPKILEDIFMSPHCNNRSSVVDKAISSCLGLGLLTLKDNHWNERRKLLSPSFKNNAVLRFVPVLNIESNYLVTLLGEFVDRGELNLLPELNKWSFKIAAQITMGDEVRNQANYKNGNLLESYKALNNLIPIGVVMPWLRNKYLGKLFSYEKRRIEATTQSNAFIRDIIDKRLSGSTKTSSEPALIDRILHLVRIGDLSYDDVMGEFSNIIFAASDTLSITVNNVLILLAMFPDYQDKVFEELTEVFPSGGAFEVSQASLEKLVQLDQVLHETMRLIPAVPLLIRQTSQDIQLSNGYKIPEGVTIMIDIFHTHRNTDTWGPQANAFNPDNFLPENKRARQPYAYLPFSKGKKTCLGWKLSLISAKLALAKILRNYVLSTTFLYKDLQFIDNTTMKLGVQPSLAVNRRV
- the LOC6536776 gene encoding phosphoglycerate mutase 2, with protein sequence MLALARNSWCGQLLSRLANIEALCPYSKSSAGGKQAEKKGKYRIVMVRHGESEWNQKNLFCGWFDAKLSEKGQQEACAAGKALKDAKIEFDVAHTSVLTRAQDTLRAALKSSEHKKIPVCISWRLNERHYGGLTGLNKAETAKKFGEEKVKIWRRSFDTPPPPMEKDHEYYACIAEDPRYKDQLKPEEFPKSESLKLTIERTLPYWNEVIVPQIKDGMRVLIAAHGNSLRGVVKHLECISDKDIMSLNLPTGIPFVYELDESIKPLATLKFLGDPETVKKAMESVANQGKAK